Below is a genomic region from Gemmatimonadaceae bacterium.
CGGCCGTCCCGCGTCCACGTCGGCGAACCCCAAAAGGGGATCTCCTTCTCGCCGTCGACCCTGACCAACTCCCGGGTCTCTCCCCCAGCGGCTGGCATGACGAGCAGGATCTGTGACCCGCTCTCGTTCACAGCGATCACGACTCGCCGGCCATCGGGCGACCGCACGCCCGCGTAGAGCCCTCGTTTCTCAATGACTACCGTCTCCTGGCCGGACCGTAGATCGTGGGCCACGAGACCAGACTTCTTGACGTAGAAGATCGTGTTGCTGTCCCGGGAAAACCCGAAGCGCGGCCAGCCTCCCAAAGCCGGAAGCGGCATCAGCGAAGTCACTTGCCCCGTTTGGACATCAACTCGTATCAGGCTCTTGCCCTTCCCAGCCTCATCTGCCGGAACCACGACGGCCTTTCCGTCCGGCGTCCAGCGTAGGCTACCCATCCCGATTGTCCTCTCCCCGACCCGAAGCTCTCGCTCCTCGCCCGTGTCCATTGAGCGGATGATCACAGCCTGGCTTGGCTCGCTGGAGACAATGCCCGCGAGCGAGCGTCCATCAGGAGACCAGTCTGACCCACGCATGTTGCCGTGCCGGAATGCAGATTGTGACGGTGAGAGCACGTTTCCAATGGCCGAGTCGAGCTCGGCAATCTGGACGCCCCAAACGTTGTTGTTGACCGCGTAGTAGAAGGCACCCGAGCGGGTGAACCCCATGGGCAGGAAACCCCAGTCCTTCTTGACGAACACCGGTTCGCCCTGCGCCTTCCCGCCGGCCACCGCGACGAGCCACGCGTCGGCCGATCCCGAACGCTCACTGGAGAACAGAATGTGCTTCCCGTCCGGAGCCCAGCCCATGACGCTGTGGTTCGACCGATCCGGGATGAGCGGCGACTCAATCCCCGTCTGAAGTTCGAACAGCGAGAACCCCTCCATGGTGGACCACGCGATGTACCATCCGTCAGGCGAGAACACTCCGCCCGGAGAGAGTCCTCTTCCCGCCGCCTTCAGCAGTTTCGCCGAGCCGTCAGCGACGGCCACCAGCATCATGTCGCGGGATCCATCGATCTTCGTGAATTCGGCAAGCAACTGCCTGCCGTCAGGCGACCATGCCAACGGGATGTGGTGTTGGATTCCACTTTCGGCGGCCCGCAGAACCCGCGGCTTCGAGCCGTCGAGCCCGACGACGTAGAGGTCGTACCCGCCGCTCGAGCCGCTCGAGCCGCTCCAGGCGTAGGCGATGCTCTTGCCGTCGGGCGAGGGTACGGAGTACTCGGCGAACCCCCCCGACCCAGTCAGGCTGCCCTGGTCGGTCAACCGCCGGTTCTGGCCGGTGGCGAGGTCGCGGATGGCGACATTTCCGCCAGCCTCCCAGTCCGTGATCGAGAGGAAACGGCCGTCGGGCGAAACCTTGCCCGTCACATCCGCTCCCGCCCACACCCTCCTCACGGCCAGCGTCGAGCCGTTTGTCGCGACTGTCGCACCCGCCGAGAGAGCGCCGAGGCGTGCACGGGCGACCGCCACTTGCTCGGACTGATCCGCGTAATCGCGAATCACGCGCTGATACGAACTCGTGGCGTCCGCGTTCCCCAGCTTCTCGTACGCCTGCCCAAGCTGCACAAGTGTCCTCGCGCTCAGCGCGCGATCGGTGGAGTGCTCGTTGAGGATGCGCTGATACAGGGCAATCGCGGACTTCAAGTCGCCATCAACGCGCTCCTTCCGGAGTGCCTGCTGAAAGAGATCGGTCCCACTCTGCGCCGACGCCGGTGAGGTGCCGGCAAGGGTCAGGAGCACGGCAAGACATGTCAGGACGATGCGCTTCATGGTGCCCTCTGTGTGGATCAGGAGACGTTCTGGTTGTTCTCCAAACTGGAGCATGCTGCCCCGCCATGTGTCACGTGCGCTTCCAGTAAATGCAAAGTTTTTGTCACGAGACGAACTTGTAGCCCACGCCATGTACCGTGAGCAGATGCCGCGGATTGCCTGGATCGTCTTCGATCTTTGCGCGCAGCGACGCCACGTGATTGTCCACCGTGCGCGTCGTGGGATACTCGCGATACTCCCATACCTCCTCCAGCAACTCGGACCGCGTGACGACTTTTCCCGCGCGGCCGACGAGCAGACGAAGCGTTCCGAACTCCTTGCGCGTCAACTTGAGCGGAGTTCCACTTCGCTGCGCCTCGAAGCGCCGGAAATCCACGACGACATCGCCAAACCTCACCTCGTCGGGAAGTTGCGTGGTGGGGTTGCGACGGCGAAGCAGTGCGCGCACGCGCGCCTGCAACTCACGGAGCGAAAACGGCTTGGTGAGATAGTCGTCCGCGCCGAGATCGAGGCCATGCACGCGATCCGTTTCTTCGCCGCGCGCGGTGAGCATGAGAATCGGAACGCTCGCCCCTGATTCGCGGAGCCGCCGGCACACGTCGAAGCCGCTCAGCTTCGGCAGCATCACGTCGAGGATCACCAGATCGAACCCCCCATCGCGAGCCATGCGAAAACCCGAATCTCCATCAATCGCCGTCACCACATCGTACGACTCAAGCCTGAGATTGTCGCTCAACCCGCGCAGGATTGCAGGATCGTCCT
It encodes:
- a CDS encoding response regulator transcription factor, coding for MSRLLVVEDDPAILRGLSDNLRLESYDVVTAIDGDSGFRMARDGGFDLVILDVMLPKLSGFDVCRRLRESGASVPILMLTARGEETDRVHGLDLGADDYLTKPFSLRELQARVRALLRRRNPTTQLPDEVRFGDVVVDFRRFEAQRSGTPLKLTRKEFGTLRLLVGRAGKVVTRSELLEEVWEYREYPTTRTVDNHVASLRAKIEDDPGNPRHLLTVHGVGYKFVS